In Eleutherodactylus coqui strain aEleCoq1 chromosome 11, aEleCoq1.hap1, whole genome shotgun sequence, a single window of DNA contains:
- the LOC136581624 gene encoding C-signal-like, translated as MAGFKVRSVLVTGSNRGIGLEFIHQFLKSPNPPEKIFATCRDPESPQSQELKNLSTKNPNVIVIPLDTTELASVNASVKEVEKHLKGKQLDLLINNAGIQTPVTLDSQTSEDMLHVYNVNVVGPMLVTQAFHPLLKRAEGLGNSGVVHISALLGSLTKVPVLFSAFPVISYRCSKAALNMLSRCQAEGYKQDGIISIAIHPGWVQTNLGGDQAPLTTEASVSSMMKIISTLNKDQSGTFVDLEGKILPW; from the exons ATGGCTGGGTTTAAGGTTCGCTCTGTTCTGGTGACCGGCTCAAACAGGGGAATAGGCTTGGAATTTATTCATCAGTTTCTGAAATCTCCAAATCCTCCCGAAAAGATATTTGCCACCTGCAGGGATCCAGAATCTCCTCAAAGCCAG GAATTAAAGAATTTATCCACCAAGAACCCAAATGTCATAGTGATCCCGCTAG ACACCACCGAACTTGCAAGTGTAAATGCCTCTGTAAAAGAAGTAGAAAAGCATCTGAAGGGAAAGCAACTCGATCTGCTGATCAACAATGCGGGGATTCAAACACCCGTCACCCTGGATTCACAGACATCTGAGGACATGTTACATGTCTACAACGTAAACGTGGTGGGCCCTATGCTCGTCACCCAG GCTTTCCATCCCTTGCTGAAAAGAGCAGAAGGCCTGGGAAACTCAGGTGTTGTCCATATCTCAGCGCTGCTCGGATCGCTTACCAAAGTCCCTGTTTTATTCTCGGCTTTTCCAGTTATTTCCTATCGCTGCAGTAAG GCTGCTCTAAACATGCTGTCAAGATGCCAGGCAGAGGGATACAAGCAGGATGGCATCATATCAATAGCTATTCATCCTGGCTGGGTTCAGACAAACTTGGGAGGTGATCAG gcacCTCTAACAACAGAAGCCAGTGTCAGCAGCATGATGAAAATTATCTCAACTCTCAACAAAGACCAGAGTGGCACTTTTGTGGATTTGGAAGGAAAAATCCTTCCTTGGTGa
- the TMEM170A gene encoding transmembrane protein 170A, which translates to MDSSSGGGLGSDTGLLQQILSLSLVPRVGNATVCPTSTALCSFPEMWYGVFLWALVSSLFFHIPAGLLALFTLRHHKYGRFMSVGILLMGILEPLSAGILTSAAIAGVYKAAAKEMIPFEALVLGVGQTFCVLIVSFLRILATL; encoded by the exons ATGGACAGCAGCAGCGGAGGAGGGCTGGGCAGCGACACCGGCCTACTGCAACAGATCCTGAGCCTCAGCTTAGTACCGCGGGTCGGAAATGCGACTGTGTGCCCCACGTCCACAGCCCTGTGCTCCTTCCCGG AGATGTGGTATGGCGTATTCCTGTGGGCACTGGTCTCCTCACTTTTCTTTCACATACCTGCGGGACTGCTTGCACTATTTACGCTTCGTCATCACAAATATGGAAGGTTTATGTCAGTGGGAATCCTGCTGATGGGGATTCTGGAGCCGTTATCTGCAGGGATATTAACAA GTGCCGCTATCGCTGGGGTTTATAAAGCCGCTGCCAAGGAAATGATTCCATTTGAAGCTCTTGTTCTTGGTGTGGGACAGACTTTTTGTGTGCTTATTGTTTCCTTTTTAAGGATTTTAGCGACTTTGTAA